GCTGGCCGGCAAGACCGGAAAGAAACTCGAAAGCCTGCACCGGATCGACTTTCAGGACTACCTCGCCATGTCGCCCCCGGTTCAGCCCAGCGGCAAGGAACTCATCGGCATCATCAGGGCCCGGGGAGCCATCCTGCCCGGCAAGCAACCGGAGAACATGACCGGCAGCGAATCCATCGCCGAACTCTTTCAGAAGGCGCGTCAGGATCCCGCCATTCTGGCCGTGGTGCTGCGCCTGGACAGCCCCGGCGGAAGCGCCGCCGCTTCCGAGGAAATCCACCACGAGATCGCCCGCACCCAGGAGGCCGGCAAGCCCGTCGTGGTTTCCATGGGCAGCGTGGCCGCATCGGGAGCATACTGGATCGCTGCCGGCGCCAACCGCATCGTGGCGGCCCCGACCACATTGACCGGCTCCATCGGCATTTTCGCGGCCTTCCCCACTTTTGAAGATACGGCCATGAATCTGGGCATCACCACCGATGGTATCGGAACGACCCCTCTTGCCGATCTCGGCAACCCGCTGCGTCCCCTGTCCGCCCAAAGCGAGAGGGCCATCGGGCAGTTGCTGCGTTTCGGCTACGACCTCTTCATAAACCGCGTGGCCAACGGCCGCAGACTACCCGCCGCCGAAGTCGAAAATTCGGCTCAGGGACGGGTCTTTCTGGGTCAGGAAGCCCATGGCCGCAAGCTGGTCGACCAGCTCGGCAATCTGGACGACGCTCTGAAAACCGCCGCAAGCCTGGCCGGACTGACCGTGGTCAACAGCAAGGAACTGCGCCGCGAGCCTTCATCCCACGAAAAAATCTTGCAGGCCTTCACGTCTTCGGCAGAGGCCATCTTCCCGCAGCAGTCCCCGGCCGTCTCAAGATTGCTGAACATGGTCGAGACCCAGGCCCGGGTTTTTGAAAGCTTTGCCGATCCGAACCATATCTATGCCCGCAGCCTGGAATGCGAAGGGTCCCTCTTCTGATTAAACTCCCCGCCCGGCGCTGGTCGCCGGGCGGCCTCCCTCTTTTTGCGCCTTGCCAACCCATCGCCTTATGTTTAAAAATTTAGTTTTGCCTGACCGCGAACCTTTTTTT
The Deltaproteobacteria bacterium HGW-Deltaproteobacteria-18 genome window above contains:
- the sppA gene encoding signal peptide peptidase SppA — protein: MEIFARLKTILSFLWKVLGTTRVVMANIFFLLVVIIILGAFFFDSEESLPQNSVLVINPAGSLVEQRSTPEAAEALLKKLGRETARADETKTQDVIDAIRRAATDPKILAMVIDPRDLQGCDTTKLLDIGKAILDFKETGKPVLAHSMVYTQGQYLLSSYADTISVNPLGGVLITGFGMYQTYFKGLLDKTRINFHVFRVGDYKTAVEPFVRESMSEEAREAGRDWLNGLWQAYLDEASKNRGVSPSDIISYVENIDTRLAATGGDAARLAVNAQLVDEIKTSTQFDQLLAGKTGKKLESLHRIDFQDYLAMSPPVQPSGKELIGIIRARGAILPGKQPENMTGSESIAELFQKARQDPAILAVVLRLDSPGGSAAASEEIHHEIARTQEAGKPVVVSMGSVAASGAYWIAAGANRIVAAPTTLTGSIGIFAAFPTFEDTAMNLGITTDGIGTTPLADLGNPLRPLSAQSERAIGQLLRFGYDLFINRVANGRRLPAAEVENSAQGRVFLGQEAHGRKLVDQLGNLDDALKTAASLAGLTVVNSKELRREPSSHEKILQAFTSSAEAIFPQQSPAVSRLLNMVETQARVFESFADPNHIYARSLECEGSLF